The genomic segment AACAGCTTTTCTAACCACACCTTTTTCAATTAATGCTGAAAGTATTGATTTTATGGGAGCCATTCCACATCCGCCCCCAACAAAAATAATATCTCTTTCCGAATCCTCCTGAAGATAAAATTCTCCAAAGGGACCATTTATGTCCAGATAATTTCCTGTATTAAGAACTTCATGCACATAACCGGAACATAGTCCACCAGGTACATGCCTTATTATTAACTCTATCTTATCCGTCTGCTTAGGAGAAGAACTTATTGAATATGCCCGGTATTCGTCAATTCCCGGCACTTTAATCTGAATATATTGACCGGGTTTAAATTCCACTTTTTGCTTGGGGTCAAGAGATAAAGTTATCTGCTTGATATCATGAGTTAACTGCTTTATTTCCTCAACTCTCGTATGATATTCTTTTGTACTAAGAAGATATTTTGGAAACCATATTTCGATATCATTCTTTACTTTTACCTGACATGCAAGTCTTATTCCTTCCGCTTTCTCATTTTTATTAATGAATACCTCTTCCGTAGGTAAAAGATTTCCCGCACCACTTAAAACCTTTACCTTGCAAAATCCGCACGTAGCCTTGCCACCGCATGCCGAAGGAATGAATATTCTACTGGAAATCAGATACGAAATCAGGGTATACCCGCCTTTTACATTGAAAACTTTTTCTTTGTTAATTACTATTTTACAGTCACCATAATTAACCAATAGCATCTGAGCTGATGCGAGAATAACAGATACTACTAACAATATTAACATGATTACAAGAAGCGGAACAAAATTCAAGTTAATCCTCACTTCGTTTGGAAACACGAATTATCACGAATTTTATAAAACCTCACGAATTTATTACAAATATTCGTACTTTCTTAACCTATTCCAAAGATACCTGAAAAACCCATAAAAGCGAGCGCCATTATACCGGCTATTATTAATGTAATACCCCCACCTTTTATACCGTCAGGTATGTCACCGATCAATAGTAATCTTGCTCTTATAGAAGCTATTGATACAATTGCAAGCATCCATCCGACTGCAGAACCAAAAGAAAAAACTATCGTTTTAATATATGAATAGTTCCTTAACACCATGAATATTGAAATCACCAGCACAATAGAGTTCGCCGCTATAAGCGGAAGAAATACTCCAAACAATGATTGCAGAGTAGGAAAATATTTTTCCATCACCATTTCAAGTAACTGAACAGTCGCTGCGATTATTATGATAAAAACAAGAAAAGAAAAATATTCACTGTGCGTAGGTACAAGTATTAATTTATAAATAGGCCAGTTTATCGCAGATGTAAGTGTCATTACTATCATCACACAGATACCCATACCGAAAGATGTCTTAAGACTCTGCGATAACGAAATAACCGGGCACATGCCCAAAAGGTACGTAAGGGCTATATTGTGCGTGAATATCGCCGCCAGCAATATTGTTAATAGTTCAGCCATGTAATACTCCTATTTTACCAGGGTCTACTTTTGCAAGAGTCCTGACAATCCATAAATATATGCTTAATACGAAAAATGCTCCCGGCGCCATCCCGATAACAAGACAATTTGTCCAGTTTTCCGGAGTTACCTTAATGTCCAATATTGTGCCAAATCCAAGAAATTCTCTGATGACGGCCAATATTATAAGTGTATATGCAAATCCTATACCGGATGCAAAAGCATCAAGCATTGAAAAGTACACCGGATTTTTTATAGAAAATTCTTCGAGCCGTCCGACAAGTATGCAACTGGTTATTATTAACCCTATATATGGACCCAATGTTTCACTTACTGAAGGATAAAATGCCATCAGGAAACGGTCCACAACAATTACAAATGATGATATTATTACCATATATATTATTACACGCGCATTTCTTGGAATATAATTCCTTAGCATGGATATTATGGCTGCTGTTACCACAAGCACAAAAGTAAATCCCAACCCTATTGCTAACGCATTTGAAACCTTATTGCTTACCCCAAGAGTAAGACACATTCCTAACAATTTGCACGAAACAGGATGGTCTCTCCATAAACCATTCAGCAGAATCCGGTAAGTCTTTGTATAATATAGCCTCTTTAATTTCATTGTAATTTTAGTTCCCTCTATAAACTGACAGCTTTTCACTTATCTGGGTGTTAAGTATCTTCTCAAACGCCTTGCACGTCATAGTAGCCCCCGTAATCCCATCCACTTCATTGTCTTTTTCTGCCTTAACTCTGTTCACAATATTTATCCGAGGTAAAACAGTTTTATTATGGAACTTTTGAAGATATTTTTCGTTGGCTAATTCCCCGCCTAATCCGGGCGTTTCTTCCTGATGAATTATCCGGATTTTCTTTATTGTCTTTAGATCGCTGAATAACGAAATTACAGCCTTTATAGGACCCCATAACCCGGAACCTGACAATTCAAAAGCTATATCCTTATTTTTTAGGACATAGAAATTTACAGATCCTTTTTTTATTACCTTTATATTATCCGAAAATATTTTTTCCACTTCGTTTTTTTGGAAAACCATATTCTGGGCTTCCAGCACGGTCTTTTGTATCATCAGATTATTGTTCTTGATTATAAGCGGTTCAGTAAAGTGATTAACGGTAACAATCACCGTGGAAAGAACTCCACCCAACACCAGAATGAATAGTATCATAAAAATAGTATTTTTCATCTTCTTAAATTTCTGTACTTGAACCCAATTATCGTACTGTCTATTAACGGAGTAAATGTATTCATTAATATAATGCTGAACATTACTCCTTCTACGTAGCCGGAAAAACTCCTTATTATTACTGTCAGTAATCCACATAATAGTCCGAAAATGTATTTACCTTCCTTAGTGAAAGGAGAAGTTACAGGGTCCGTCGCCATAAATAATGCTCCAAACAACAGTCCACCGGATAATAACTGAAACAGCGGCGGAGCAATCTTCTCCGGAATAAAATGACTGCCTATTAAAGACATTATCAAAACTGACGCCAGATATGAAAAAGGAATCCGCCAATTGCTTATTTTTGTTAAAATCAAAAATATACCGCCAAATATCAATCCGATACGGAAAGTCTCTCCTATACTTCCCGCTGTTTTACCCAACAGTAAATCTGAGTAATTCGCAATTATGTGGGAGGACTTATAGAGTATTAGAGGTGTTGCAGATGCAATCGCATTTATGCCCGGATCCTGAAAATGCAGGCTGGTCAGCGAAGGAAAGGATATCGTTATAAACAACCTGCCGACAAGTGCCGGATTGAATATGTTCCTTCCTGTACCACCAAATACTTCTTTTCCGAAAAATGTTCCAAAAAATATACCCACAGCAACCACCCAGAGTGGTACGGTGGACGGAAGCGTCAACGCAAAGATAAGACCGGTAACCAAAAACCCCTCTTCTATCTCTCTTTTCCTTATTATTGCAAATAGCACTTCAACTAAACCTCCGGCAAGATATGACACGGCTATTATCAGTACCGCTTTTAAACCGTAATAATATACACCCGCCAGTGCCGCCGGCATAAGAGCAATAACTACCACACTCATGAATCTCTTGATATCAATACCATCTGCAATATGCGGCGCACCTATCGTAACATCGCCAGTTCCATAAATGGATGCATCTAAAGCAACCAGAATAGGCTTCAATGCAGACGCAGCCTTGTTTTTCTCAGTAAATCTAAATCCTATATCCATAATCTTTCTAATCATGCTATTTTATCCCTTTATATTCTTTAAGACCTTTTAAATCGAAAAATGGCATTATACACTGCGAACTGTCGCATCCCATTAGAATAAGTTTCTCCTGACCATCTTTAATAGATTTTGCCAGTTGTATCTTTGATGGACATACAAAGCTGCAAAGATTGCATTCTATGCATTTAAATATTCCATAATTCATTAACCGCTCATCAATAAGATTGTTTACTATGTGATTGTATAGAAAATGCGGGACAATTTTTACCGGACAAACCTCTTCGCAAAAACTACAGGCTATGCAATGTCTTTTCTCACCACGAATATTAGTGTCCAGGGTCTTATTAAATATTGGAAATAGAGATGAAGCAAAAGTTCCTGAATACGAATGCTCTTTAAATCCGGGTCTTATAAAAGACAGCATCTTGCGGACTTTATTTTCCGGAACTGCGATTAGATGTGAAAATGTCCTGTTTATAGGTAACGAAAAATCATTTAACACTACCCCTGTTAACAGACTATTCAATATTATCCTGTATTCCCTGTCCTTTTTCAAATATTCCGCAATTATATATTTAAGCGGTGTTCCGACACGGACTTTTATATGAGTATTCTCTTTCCAGCCCGAACCACAGAGTGCAATCGTACGTTCTATTAGCGGGTATCCTTCCGCAACAGCATGATATGCTTGCAGGACCGCCTGAATGTTTAAAACCACAACACCTATACTCGCCGCTGAATAACCGTATGGGAATTTCTTTCTGAGAATAGTCGGGATAAGCACCTCATCATATCCCTGCGGGTATTTCGGTTCCAGAAGATGGATTTCTATCCAATCGTAACTTGCTGTAAGTTTCATTATCTCTTCTATAAGTTTCTTTTTATATCTGCTTAAAGCAACATGAACCTTTGCCTTTGGCATAATTGTTTTTAGTATCCTTAATCCTTCCACAAAATGCAGTATCTCCTTGCCTCCAAGCAATACTGTAAGTGAAAGGTTGTGCGGCTCTGAACCGACACCGTGAACAATTATGCTTTCTACTTCTTCCGAAGAAATTATCGAACTTTTGTACATTGTCGGCATACCTTCCCTGTCAAGAGATGATACACCGGAAAAATAAAGTAATTCCTCTATTTTGGATTTTTCGAGTTTTGACCAGTCAGAATTATATCCATCTAAACGTTCTATGCCGTCTGTCCTATCGGATATTATTCTTACAAATGTAACTTCCCGTTTAAAATAATTTTGTTTCTTTATTTCTTCTACTACCCCGTTAACAGATGAGTGGATGGGACTTGATACCGTGTTGTTATCTATCCCTATAATCTGTCCTGCTTTAACTAATTCTCCAATTTTTACTAATGGAATCACTTCATTGCCAAAACCCTGCTGTAGTGGAATAAGAACTTCGGGCGGAACTATAAATTTTTCCGCCATGCCTTCAGGCTGACCTTCGTATTTCACGAATTTATAACCACCTGGAAATGTTTTATTTTTTATCATTATCTTTTTATATTATTTCAGCAATAATAGATATACTTCTTACTTATTAAGTAATGCAAAATACCTGCCAAAAGCATAATTATTAGCAAAAAAAACATTACCGACGAAAGATAATGTTTTTTACTAAATAAATAACTTTTTTTCTTAATTAAGTTTTGTTGTTAAAAAGTAACTGCAAGAGGATTTAAATAAAGATAATCGCCTAGTCTATGACGACAAGATTCAAATGTTACTTAAAAGTAACGTTTTATGGAAAAGTAACGCTATTTAATACCGTATTCCTTAATTTTCTGCCAAAGAGTTTTCCGATTTATACCTAATATATCAGCTGCTTTTTCTTTCTGCCAGCCAGTGAACTCTAAAACCTTAACAATATGTTCTTTTTCTGTTTCTTGTAAGGCTTTCTGCAATGTAGTTGCTGTCCATTTTTTCTTTTCATTAAAAACAGGTGGTAAATCTGCAGGCAAAATTTCATCTTTTATGAAAATAGTGATTAATCGTTCTATTAAATGTTGCAACTCTCGAATATTTCCCGGCCACTCATAATGCAACATTAGTTGCAATGCATTAGGCGAAATCTTAATGTTTTTATCTGTTTCACGATTGTATCTATCAAGAAAATGTTTTACCAGGAGAGGAATATCTTCTTTTCGTTCTCTTAAAGGAGGAAGAAAAACAGGAATAACATTCAACCGATAATAGAGGTCTTCACGAAATGTTCCTTTTGATATCGTTTCCTGCAGATTGGGTCTACTGGCAGCAATAATACGCACATCAACTTTAATGGTTTTGGTTCCACCTACTCTTTCAAATTCCTTTTCCTGAAGAATACGAAGAAGTTTTATCTGAATTGCAGGATTCATATTATCAATATCATCCAGGAATAATGTTCCTTCGTGTGCTAATTCAAAACGACCTATTCTTTTATTTATAGCATCGGTGAAAGCTCCTTTTTCATGACCAAATAACTCACTCTCTAAAAGAGTTTCCGGTAAAGCAGCACAATTAACTTTTATTAACGGTTTATCCTTCCGTTGGCTTAGATGATGAATTGCTTCTGCCACCAATTCTTTACCTGTTCCGCTTTCACCTTGGATCAGAACTGTAGCATTACTGGGAGCAACCGTTTCAATTAAATCATAAATTTTCTGCATTGATTTACTTTTACCGATAATGCTACATAATTGGTAACGATGATTTAACTCTTTATGAAGAAGTACATTTTCCTGTTTAATACTTTGAAATTCGAGGGCTTTATTTATAAGTAAAACTAATTCTTCAGAAAGAAAAGGTTTTGTAATATAATCATATGCACCAACCTTCATTGCCTCTACTGCTGTCTCAACTGTTCCGTAACCGGTCATTATAATCGCCATTGTTTCAGATGAAAATTCTTTTATTTTTTTTAATAAGGTAATCCCATCCATTTTTGGTAGTTTTATATCTAATAATACCAAGTCAAAACTTGATTTCTGAAATTCTTCGTAACCACTAAATCCATCAGTAGCAACTGAAACTTCATAACCTTCTTTAACTAACAAATCTCTAATCATACCCAACATTAAATCATCATCTTCAATAATTAAAATCTTTTTCTTAATCATCGGTTTTTATAGGAAAAGCAATAGTAACTGTTGTTCCTTTTCCTTCCTCACTTTTTATTTTTATTGTTCCTCCGTGAATTTGAATGATATTGTAACTAACAAAAAGCCCCAGACCAGTACCTTTACCAACTTCCTTATCCGTATAAAATGGATCAAATATCTTATCCAATTTTTCCTCTTTAATCCCTTTCCCATTATCAATAAATTTTATTTCTGTTTCTTTTCCATTAGAATCTGTTTCTATTTTCAAAATTCCATCAATATGAAGAGCATCAATTGCATTGTTTATTATATTAATAAATACCTGTTGTAACTGATGTGAATCAGCTAAAATGTCCGGTAATGTGTTGTTTAAATTTAATACGAGCTCGATTTTTTGGTCTAATAATTTATGTTGCACAAAAGGTATCGTATCTTTAATCACTTGGTTAATATTAACAGACCCAAGTTCGCATTTTTGATGTCCCGAATAATTCAGAATCTGTTTAACAATGTTTTCAATTCTAAATAATCCTTTTAATGTTAATTCTATATATCCTTTATTTTGTCCTTTGATTTCCGGATTTGCTAATGTGGCACGAACATAATTTATAATAGCACCTAATGGATTATTAATTTCATGGGCGATACCAGCAGAGAACTGTCCTATACTCGCCATCTTAGCAGATTGAATCAGTTGTGTCTGCATACTGCGGATTTCATGGGTCCTCTCATCCACTTTCTTTTCTAAATCACTTTTTGCTTCCTCTATATAATTTTTAGACAACATCAATTCTTCACTTTTTTTATCTAATTCTTTTAACATATATACACTGGTAAGTTTAAACTCTGTCATTCGCTTATTTGTTTCCTCAAGTTGTTCTGTTCTTTCAAGTACTTTTTGTTTATATTCTTTAAATTGGATTCCTATCAGAGAAAGCGTTTCTATTGAATCTTTCTCTTGGAAATTTGTTATGAATACCTTGCATTTGATACAAGCTTCCATTTTTTCTAACCAAGTCTCTTGAATTTCGTTGTGACAATGCGTCCCACATTGTAACCAACAACGCAAGTCACTTGATTGGTAAGCTGAACATTCTTTCTTACTACATTTATAATATTCCCAGCATTTCAAAAGATTTTTTATTTGTTGCATTTTTTCCTTATATAATAAGTTTGTTGATGACTTTTTCAACGGTCTTATAATTCTAAAACCGTAGGAGATATTCCTTTCAAAGCTTCACCATAAAGTCTGAATCTGACAATTTTAGGAATAAGTTTTATTAAATCAAATTGTCCGGTAATACCTGACTCTGAAGCTACATCAGCGAATGGATTACGCTCTTTTAGCCGTTCTATAGCATGATTTATTTCTTCTGTTTGTCTCAGAAGTGCAGCCTCCCCATCAATTTCAACTTCCCATGAATTATCATATGGGTCTTCTAACCCAAATACAAGAAATGATACATTTGAAGAAGATAGAATCTGTTCTATCTTTGGGCTATCTTTCATGGACATAAGATAACAATTAAACTTGCTATCCACCCCATAATACATAACTCTTAATCTTACATATTTTGAATCTTTATCCAATGTCCCAAGAATACCCACAGTTTTTTTCTCCAAACGAAAAAGGATTTCCCCTACTCCATGTTTTTCATTCATATTAAACCTCCTTATGTATTTTGAATCATCAAAAAAGCAATAATTTACTTAATGTTTTTTATTACATCAAACATTTTATCTAGAATAATAGTCATTTCATATCTTTTTATAGATAATGGTAAATAAAGATATATAACGTTACCAAGAGGACGCAAAATAATTCCTTTTTTAATTCCTTCTTTATAAATTTTCATTCCTATTCTCTCTTCAAAAGCAAACGGTATTTTTGTCTTCTTATCTTTAACTAATTCTATCGCGCCAATCATACCGATATATCGCACATCTCCGACAAAAGCAAGCAGCCTGAATTCTTCCATTCTTCTATGGAAAATCGGAATTAGATTTTTAATTCTGAATAACGTATTTTCTTCTTCAAATATTTCAAGGGATGCCAAAGCTGTGGCACAAGATATTGGATTTGCTGTGTATGTATGTCCATGATAAAATGTTTTCTTTTTCTCATAATAATCATAAAATCCAGAATATATTTCATCGGTCGTAATTGTAACTCCAAGCGGTAAATATCCGGAAGTTATACCTTTTGAAATACACAGAAAATCAGGTTTTATCTCCGTATATTGGTAAGCAAACATCTTTCCTGTCCTACCAAATCCAGTTGCAACTTCATCAAGAATAAGATGAATTTT from the Elusimicrobiota bacterium genome contains:
- a CDS encoding ATP-binding protein codes for the protein MQQIKNLLKCWEYYKCSKKECSAYQSSDLRCWLQCGTHCHNEIQETWLEKMEACIKCKVFITNFQEKDSIETLSLIGIQFKEYKQKVLERTEQLEETNKRMTEFKLTSVYMLKELDKKSEELMLSKNYIEEAKSDLEKKVDERTHEIRSMQTQLIQSAKMASIGQFSAGIAHEINNPLGAIINYVRATLANPEIKGQNKGYIELTLKGLFRIENIVKQILNYSGHQKCELGSVNINQVIKDTIPFVQHKLLDQKIELVLNLNNTLPDILADSHQLQQVFINIINNAIDALHIDGILKIETDSNGKETEIKFIDNGKGIKEEKLDKIFDPFYTDKEVGKGTGLGLFVSYNIIQIHGGTIKIKSEEGKGTTVTIAFPIKTDD
- a CDS encoding 2Fe-2S iron-sulfur cluster binding domain-containing protein yields the protein MLILLVVSVILASAQMLLVNYGDCKIVINKEKVFNVKGGYTLISYLISSRIFIPSACGGKATCGFCKVKVLSGAGNLLPTEEVFINKNEKAEGIRLACQVKVKNDIEIWFPKYLLSTKEYHTRVEEIKQLTHDIKQITLSLDPKQKVEFKPGQYIQIKVPGIDEYRAYSISSSPKQTDKIELIIRHVPGGLCSGYVHEVLNTGNYLDINGPFGEFYLQEDSERDIIFVGGGCGMAPIKSILSALIEKGVVRKAVYFFGARSKKDLFFTEELREIENKYPNFKYIPALSEPKASDKWDGETGMITYVMEKCIEDASNSEAYLCGPTPMIDASIRVLTKKGMNIGKIFYDKF
- a CDS encoding FMN-binding protein, with product MKNTIFMILFILVLGGVLSTVIVTVNHFTEPLIIKNNNLMIQKTVLEAQNMVFQKNEVEKIFSDNIKVIKKGSVNFYVLKNKDIAFELSGSGLWGPIKAVISLFSDLKTIKKIRIIHQEETPGLGGELANEKYLQKFHNKTVLPRINIVNRVKAEKDNEVDGITGATMTCKAFEKILNTQISEKLSVYRGN
- a CDS encoding Rnf-Nqr domain containing protein, which codes for MKLKRLYYTKTYRILLNGLWRDHPVSCKLLGMCLTLGVSNKVSNALAIGLGFTFVLVVTAAIISMLRNYIPRNARVIIYMVIISSFVIVVDRFLMAFYPSVSETLGPYIGLIITSCILVGRLEEFSIKNPVYFSMLDAFASGIGFAYTLIILAVIREFLGFGTILDIKVTPENWTNCLVIGMAPGAFFVLSIYLWIVRTLAKVDPGKIGVLHG
- a CDS encoding RnfABCDGE type electron transport complex subunit D, with the translated sequence MIRKIMDIGFRFTEKNKAASALKPILVALDASIYGTGDVTIGAPHIADGIDIKRFMSVVVIALMPAALAGVYYYGLKAVLIIAVSYLAGGLVEVLFAIIRKREIEEGFLVTGLIFALTLPSTVPLWVVAVGIFFGTFFGKEVFGGTGRNIFNPALVGRLFITISFPSLTSLHFQDPGINAIASATPLILYKSSHIIANYSDLLLGKTAGSIGETFRIGLIFGGIFLILTKISNWRIPFSYLASVLIMSLIGSHFIPEKIAPPLFQLLSGGLLFGALFMATDPVTSPFTKEGKYIFGLLCGLLTVIIRSFSGYVEGVMFSIILMNTFTPLIDSTIIGFKYRNLRR
- a CDS encoding 4Fe-4S dicluster domain-containing protein; this translates as MIKNKTFPGGYKFVKYEGQPEGMAEKFIVPPEVLIPLQQGFGNEVIPLVKIGELVKAGQIIGIDNNTVSSPIHSSVNGVVEEIKKQNYFKREVTFVRIISDRTDGIERLDGYNSDWSKLEKSKIEELLYFSGVSSLDREGMPTMYKSSIISSEEVESIIVHGVGSEPHNLSLTVLLGGKEILHFVEGLRILKTIMPKAKVHVALSRYKKKLIEEIMKLTASYDWIEIHLLEPKYPQGYDEVLIPTILRKKFPYGYSAASIGVVVLNIQAVLQAYHAVAEGYPLIERTIALCGSGWKENTHIKVRVGTPLKYIIAEYLKKDREYRIILNSLLTGVVLNDFSLPINRTFSHLIAVPENKVRKMLSFIRPGFKEHSYSGTFASSLFPIFNKTLDTNIRGEKRHCIACSFCEEVCPVKIVPHFLYNHIVNNLIDERLMNYGIFKCIECNLCSFVCPSKIQLAKSIKDGQEKLILMGCDSSQCIMPFFDLKGLKEYKGIK
- a CDS encoding sigma-54 dependent transcriptional regulator encodes the protein MIKKKILIIEDDDLMLGMIRDLLVKEGYEVSVATDGFSGYEEFQKSSFDLVLLDIKLPKMDGITLLKKIKEFSSETMAIIMTGYGTVETAVEAMKVGAYDYITKPFLSEELVLLINKALEFQSIKQENVLLHKELNHRYQLCSIIGKSKSMQKIYDLIETVAPSNATVLIQGESGTGKELVAEAIHHLSQRKDKPLIKVNCAALPETLLESELFGHEKGAFTDAINKRIGRFELAHEGTLFLDDIDNMNPAIQIKLLRILQEKEFERVGGTKTIKVDVRIIAASRPNLQETISKGTFREDLYYRLNVIPVFLPPLRERKEDIPLLVKHFLDRYNRETDKNIKISPNALQLMLHYEWPGNIRELQHLIERLITIFIKDEILPADLPPVFNEKKKWTATTLQKALQETEKEHIVKVLEFTGWQKEKAADILGINRKTLWQKIKEYGIK
- a CDS encoding Rnf-Nqr domain containing protein, whose product is MAELLTILLAAIFTHNIALTYLLGMCPVISLSQSLKTSFGMGICVMIVMTLTSAINWPIYKLILVPTHSEYFSFLVFIIIIAATVQLLEMVMEKYFPTLQSLFGVFLPLIAANSIVLVISIFMVLRNYSYIKTIVFSFGSAVGWMLAIVSIASIRARLLLIGDIPDGIKGGGITLIIAGIMALAFMGFSGIFGIG
- a CDS encoding pyridoxamine 5'-phosphate oxidase family protein, with the translated sequence MNEKHGVGEILFRLEKKTVGILGTLDKDSKYVRLRVMYYGVDSKFNCYLMSMKDSPKIEQILSSSNVSFLVFGLEDPYDNSWEVEIDGEAALLRQTEEINHAIERLKERNPFADVASESGITGQFDLIKLIPKIVRFRLYGEALKGISPTVLEL